GGGCAGGCCAAAGATCCTCCCCTGGCAGATAACGCCCTCAATGATACTTCTAAAAAAACAGACAAATTCCAAGCCCTGGAACAAAAACTAAAACTGGCAGAGCAGCAGCGCCTTATCCAGAAGCTAAAACGAATTGACAAAGAAGTGCGGGCCCATGAACAGGCCCACATGATAGCAGGTGGCAGGTATGTACGAGGGGCTGCGAACTACAAGTATGTACGTGGCCCTGACGGGAATTATTATGCCGTGGCAGGAGAAGTAAAAATAGATACGTCGCCAGTGCCAGGGGATCCTGAAGCTACCCTTGAAAAGGCAAGAACTATAAAAAGGGCGGCTCTTGCGCCTGCTAATCCTTCTGCACAAGATCGCATGGTAGCAGCCCAGGCAGACAGGCTCGCTATGAAGGCCCTTGAGGAAATACAAAAAAAAGAAATGCAAAAAATTTTGGCCACTTACGCCAAAAACGCAAAAGATAAAGAGTCTTCAGACACCGTCAAGAATTTGGAACTAAACATTATCATCTGATTTCTTGTTCCCACATGCCCTTGATTCATTTAAAGGCCACTTAAGCAGTTTGATTTTGATTGTTTCGCCTTCTTCCAAAGAGGTTTTACCTTCAGGTAGAGTGGCCAGGGCTTCAGCATTAGCCAGATAACTAAGCCGACTTTTGGGGGGCAGGGGCTCAAACCACATTTCGTCTTTTTCGATGAATACTTTTCCTAGGAAAAATTGGGTCCAGTCCTCCTGGCCAGAAAGGCTTTGGGTTAACTTTGCAAAGACCCAAGGAAAAGGTCCGTTTTGCCAGCCAGCTAAACGCAAAATTCCAGGTAAAGCCAGGTTTAAAAAGGCCATCTGGTTAGAAGGCGGTCCACCAGGCAGGCAAAAGATAATTTTTTTGCCTAACTTGCCAAAAGAAACCGCCTTTCCCGGGCCAATACGCACGTAGTGAAAAATCTCTTCCCAGCCAAGGGCCTTGAGCACCCTGTGAACTAAATCTTTTGGGCCTTTCCAGGCGCCACCGCTAGTTATTAACACATCGGTTTCGGCAAGGCTTTTTTCCATGTGAGCGCGGATGACACCTTCTTCGTCTTTTTCTACGGCGTATGTGGTTGCTAAGCCAAAATGCCTGCACCAGGAACAAAGAGTTACCAGGTTGCTGGCGTAAATTTTCCCTTCAGAAAGCGGCTGCCCCGGGGCAACCACCTCATCGCCTGTAGCAAGAATATGCACCTTGGGCTTAGCAAAAACTTCGACTTCCCCGAATCCCGCACCTGCAAGAAGCCCTACTTCAGGCGGAAAAAGCAAAGTCCCTTTGGGAAGCAGGGGTTTTCCTCTGGTGAGGTCCTGACCGCGGGGAAGTATGTTTTTGCCGGGCGGGGCATCTGCAAAAGCAAGGACAGTATCGCCATCTGCCCTTGCGAATTCTTCGGCAAGCACAGCAGAAGCGCCCTCAGGCACCGGGGCTCCGGCGGTTATACGAATACAGGTTTTAGGCTTAAGTACCAGGCCTTTTTCACCGCCTGCAAAGATTTCTCCAAGAAGCTTAAGCCTTACCGGGGTCTCTTGCGAAGCATTTGCTACGTCTTTAGCGCGCACGGCAAAGCCATCTTTCAGCGAAACCGAAACACTGGGGACATCTATCCGGGCATAGGTGTCCTCGGCAAGGACAAAGCCTTCGGCTTCCCACACAGGAAGCTTTGTGGTCTTAAGGGGAGCTATGTGTTCAGTGATAAGTTTTTGAGCCTCTTCATAAGAGATCATGTTCTTTTAGCCTCTTTTTGATTTTTTCTGGCAATATAGTCCCATCAATTTTAAGGTCGTAAAAAATTTTTCGGGGCATATCTTCAAAATAGCGCGTGATAAGAGCCCTGGCGAGGGAGACATCCCCTAGCCTTTGGGTCAAGCGGCCAATAAGGACGTCTTCTGGAGCAGTTACCCAAATAACTTTGTCAAAAAAAACTTCCCACCCCGCCTGGTAAAGCAAAGGGATTTCCGCAATAAGACGTGAACTTCCCTGGTTTTCGTTAACCCACTTGATAAGGCGATCTTTTACTAGGGGATGAAAGATCCCTTCCAGGGCCTTTTTAAGTTTTTTGTCCTTTAGCATGGCTTTAAGGAGTCTTTTGCGGTCAAGCTCTCCGCCAGGGGTTAAAAACTCCTCGCCAAACTTTGCAATTATTTGATGAAACCCCTTTTGGCAGGGTCTTGAGAGCTTGTGAACCTCTTCGTCAGCAGAAAAAACAGGCACGCCTTCTTCAGCAAACATGCGCAAAATAGTGCTTTTGCCTGCGGCAGGTGGGCCTGTTACCGCGATTTTAAGCGGCTTTTTGTCTTCGCAACTCATTTAGGAGTTCCTCAAAATCTTCTGGCAAAGGGGCTTCAAAACTTAGCTCCTCACCAGTTATCGGATGTTTAAAGGAAAGTCGCCAGGCATGGAGCATCTGGCGTTTGGCTTTTGGGCCGTGGGGCTTGGCGCCTCCGTAAAGTTCGTCTCCAACAATGGGATGCCCTATTGAGGAAAGATGCACCCTGATTTGATGGGTGCGTCCGGTCTTGAGTTCCACTTCAAGGAGACTTGCTTTGTGGAAGGTTTCTTTTATCCGGTAAATTGTTTCTGCCTCACGGGCTACTTTGGCGTGTACAGACATTTTTTTGCGGTTTACCGGGTGCCTGCCAATGGGTTTTTTGATGACACCAAATTTTGCATGCGGGATCCCGTGCACCAGGGCAAGGTAGGTTTTCTTTACCTGGCGTGCTTTGAACATGTTGGTTAGGGCCTGGTGGGTTTGGTCGTCTTTGGCTACTACCAGAAGCCCTGAGGTGTCTTTGTCAAGGCGGTGGACAATGCCCGGGCGAAGCTCACCCCCGATGCCAGAAAGACCTTTTAGACGGGCTAAAAGCCCGTGGACAAGAGTTTCTTCATAATGCCCGGCTGCAGGATGCACCACCACCCCGGCAGGTTTGTTTATCACGGCGAGGTGGCTGTCTTCGTAAATGATGTCAAAGGGAACGTGTTCCTGAGGGGTAATCTCCAGGGTAGCAGGGGCAGGGATAAAGACTTCTATTTCTTCTTCTCCCTGGATTTTATGTTTGGGCCTTGGGTTTTTTACTTTTTTAATTTTGACCCGGCCTTGTTCTATAAGCTTTTTGGCCTGGGAACGGGTGAGTTCAGGGATTTTTTCACCTAAAAAAACGTCCAGTCGTTTTCCTTGATCTTCAGGGGTAGCAGTAAGCTTGATGATCTTTTCGCTTTTATTCATGAACGCATTCTGCCACGGGCTTTGTCTTTTATTACCCTCTCATATGCCCATTCTTCAAGGATAGCGGCAATTTCCTCTTCGCTCAGGTGGCACTTTTGGTAAAGGCCTTTTTCCCGGCGCTGGCGTTCAGCTTCATAAAGCACCACCCCTGTGGCCACTGACACGTTTAGACTTTGCACCATACCGTACATGGGGATTTTAACGGTAAAGTCTGCAAGCTCGCGCACAGTGGCAGAAATGCCTTCAAGCTCATGGCCTACGATAATGACTGTTGGCCTGGTGTAATCCACTTGGCGGAAGTCAATGGTTTCTGGAAAAAGTCCCGTGGCCACTAGTTGAAAGCCCTGGTGTTTGAGTTTTAAAAGGGCCTCTTTTACATCAGTTTCCCGGTGAAGTATGAGCCAGCGGTGGGCTCCGCAGGAAATAGCGTCATTTATAGGGAGTTGGCCTTCGTGAAAATAGTGCACGTGAAGGATGCCCACTGCATCTGCCGTGCGTAAAATAGCGCTTACGTTGTGATAATTGACAACCCTTTCTAAAAAAACGCGCAGGTCCGGTTGTCGCTTTTCAAGCACCTGGCGCATGCGCGCGAGTCTTTTAGGTATTACCAAATATTCTTCCATAGCTTCTTTTTTCACGGATAGTGATTTTAAAAACCGATTTGCCAAATAGCTACTCGAATTTTAGAGGGGAAAAATTGGTTGCTAAGCTTCAGAGATCAATTTTTTGATATCAGATATATTTTCGGCAGTATCAATGGCCTCACTTATGACTTCAAGCAGGGCTACGTCTTCAATCTTTTTTATTTCAGGGTATAACTTCAAACCCTCGATCCCAAATTTGAGTTTTAGCCCGAGTTCTATGGCTTTTAGCAATCCCTGACGAATTCCCTGTTGAATTCCCTGCTGAATTCCCTGCTGAATTCCCTGCTGAATTCCCTGCTGTATTCCTTCTTTCAATCCTTCTTCGTATCCTTCGCGCTTTATGATTTCATAAGCAGCGCTTTCTATCATGATATCTCTCCTTCTTTTAATTAATTTTAAAGGGATATTTTCTGAAACAAGACCCCCTAATATGGCCATTCCGGTAAGAAGATCGGCCTTGCTTTGTCGCGGAATATCTGCCTGATAAATTCTTTTTTCTGCTTCATCAATATATTTTGTTCCGTTTTTAAAAAGAGGTAAGAAGGGGAATAAGCACTCCGGGCCTTTTTGTATAATCTCTTCAGCGGGGATTTCATACAATTTAATAAGATTAAACTTAAAATTCACTTCTTCGTCTTTGTAAAAATTTACAGCTCTTTGAGAAGGGATAAAAAGAATTAAAAAAGTTTTTACGGGAAGATTTTCTTGAAGAATATGGCGCGAACGACATTCAAGAGTTCTTAACGGGATCTCATCTTTCCAAGCAGAAAGAAATTCTAAAAGAACGAGAATTTCAGTATTGTCAGAAAGAGTGGTCTTAAGGACAAAGTCAGATCTTCTGAGGGAGGGGGTTTCCTGAGGCCTTGGATCAATTAAAGACGCCTTTTCTACTGGAAGATTACAAAAATAAGTAAGAAAAGGCTCTTTACAATGAGAAAGAACAACTTTTGAAGCAATATCGTAATACATAATTTGATTATAAATTAAGGACGTCTATTTTGCCAGATAGATTGTCATTGCTAAGCGACTTATACTTTTGGGCGATCTCATTCTATACAAATTTTTTTCAAGCCTTTGCAAAGGTAGCTCATCGTATTAAAAACATATCGCCATGAAAAGAAAAATCTATTTGAGAAAAAAGCCCCTTGCTGAGGCCCTTGAAATCATCAAATCTGCCTTTCCCTGGGCGGAATTCCTTAAAGCCGAAAAAATTCCGTCGCGCAAGGCCCGTGGCCGTGTTACCGCACAGGCCATTTATGCTAAGCGCTCGGTTCCGGCATATAACGCCGCTGCCATGGACGGTATTGCCGTGCGGGCAGACAACACTTTTGGTGCCCACGAGTCAAATCCCTTGCGTTTAAAAGTTGGTCGGAAGGCCTTCTGGGTAAACACTGGGGAGCCTCTTCCTCCTGAAACCGACGCGGTCATCATGGTGGAAGAGGTGCATCAGGTCTCAGAAGACGAAGTGGAAATAATGTCTCCTGCCTTTCCCTGGCAGCACGTGCGTAAGATCGGTGAAGACGTGGTAGAAGGTGAGCTTCTTTTCCCTTCTTCGCATCTTCTAACTTACTGGGATGTCGGAGCCCTTCTTGCCACCGGGCATCTTGAAGTCCTGGTGAAAGAACGCCCGCGGGTAGCCATTATTCCTACTGGAGACGAACTGATTACCCCGGAGAAGGCTACCCCTCAGGATCTTGCCAGGGGCTTAAACGTGGAATTTAACTCCGCTATGATTGCATCTCTGGTGGAAGAATGGGGCGGCACTGCCCAGGTCTTTGATATTGTTCCAGACAAACCCGAGCTTCTTAAGGCGGCTTTAAAACAAGCTCTTTCAGAGGATTTTCACCTGATTGCCATATTGGCAGGCTCTTCAGCAGGGGCCAAAGATTACACGGCAAGCCTGATAGAGGAAGAAGGCGAGCTTTTCTTTCATGGCGTAACCATGATGCCGGGCAAACCTGCGCTTTTCGGGCGACTTGGCCCAAAGCCAGTTATCGGCGTGCCCGGGTATCCCGTCTCAGCTATCCTTGCCTTTGAAAAGCTCATGAAGCCTGCCTTTGAGCAAATGTTTGGAGTAAGGCTTCCTGAGCGTCCTAAAGTGCGTGCTAAAGCGGGGCGCAAAATCCCTTCGCGTCTTGGTACGCGAGAGTTCTTACGCGTAAAGCTTGGAGAGGTCTCTCAGCGCAAAGTTTTCATCCACCTTAAAAGAGGAGCCGGGGCCATTACCACCCTTACGCGGGCTGATGCCCTTTGTGAGATTCCCGAAGAGCTTGAGGGCCTTGCTCAGGGAGCAGAATGTGAGCTTGAAATACTGCGCCCAGAAAAAGATTTGTCTAAAGCCGCTTTAGTGGTGGGAAGCCATGACATAGCCCTTGACATTCTTACAGAGTTTCTGAAAAAAGAGGCCCCGGAGTTTGATCTTTCCTTTGCTCATGTAGGGAGCCTTGGCGGGCTTTTGGCCTTGCGTGATGGGCTTTGCCATTTTGGTGGCACCCACCTTTTTGACCCTGAGACCGGAGACTTCAACGTTCCTTATATCAAGCGTTATTTGCCAGAAACCCCTTTGATCCTAGTTCATTTTGCTTATCGGGAGCAGGGGCTTATCCTCCCCAGAGGGAATCCTAAAAACATAAAAGGCCTTGAAGACCTTGTGCGTGAGGACGTGCGTTTTATAAATCGCCAAAAAGGTGCAGGGACAAGGGTCTTGCTTGATTATCACCTGGAAAAACTTGGCCTTTCGCCGCAACACATCGCCGGATACGAGACCGAGGAAAACACCCACCTTGGGGTGGCCATTGCGGTGGCTACTGGTCGGGCTGACGTGGGGCTTGGGATTCTTGCAGCGGCGCGGCTTCTTGGGCTTGATTTTGTTCCCCTTTTCCGGGAGCGATACGACCTCTGCGTGCGGAAGGATTTTTCCGCATCAGACCTCTGGCAAAAGATCTCAGCCTTGCTTTCCTCTGAGGCTTATAGAGAGAGGGTGGCCTCCTTGGGTGGTTACGATGTTTCCGAGATGGGGAAGGTGCTTTACGAGCAGGGGTAATTTCTTCTCCAGGAAGCTTAAGCTCAAGCGAACCGCAAACAATAGCTTTTATGTTTTCTGCTGAAACCGGAGTAAAAATTTTGAGGCTCTCTCTTGTTACTTCCTGGATGATCCCCAGGCCCAGGTGATTTTCTCCGTCTGAAAGAGCACATAAAAGATTGGGGGTAAGCTTTCTTGGGCGTTGAACACTCAATTCTTTCAAGGAAAATTGCCTCAAAGTGCCAGGTTCAAAGTATCGTCGATAGGCTTCCTCCCGGCGTTTTTTTCTTTCGGCAATAGTTTTAGGGGTAATCTTTTCGGGAATTTCAAGGGTCATAACGTTTAGGTGTTTTGCCCCTTGAAGTATGGGCTGAAGTTCCTTTTCCCTGGGAAACGCAAGGATAAGTTCAGGTTTAAGGTTTTCTATTTGAAAGGTTTTAAGCGCAACGCCAGGGCCACGCACCAGGCCGGTGGTATTGATAATGGTTATTTCAGCTTTGCTTGCGCGCATTAGAAGCCCGGTGCCCACCACCAACGGGAGCAAATGACCCACCGGGGTGTTCGCCCCTACAAAGTAGATCTTTTCTGCAGGGAAAGGCCGCTTTGCCTCAAGCTCGGATAGGTCTGCGAAGTGTTTTAAACCGATGGTGGTAGGTGGGCCAACGTCTTTTTGACCAACATCAGCATCAAGAAGGGCAGGCGAGATTCCCACCTCAAGGAGCCTTTTTATCAGGAAAAATGAAAAAGTGCTTTTTCCAACATCAATACCGCCGATAAGCAGGACCTTTTCAGGTCTGTTTTTAATGATTTCTCTGGCAGCTTTTTCCCAGGTTTCAGGAATTTCAATCATGTTATTGAATCATAATGGGAACACTCTTTATTCGGCAAGGAGTCTCGGCCTGACAACATAGTCGCCATGGGATCTCAGGAACTCTTTGGTTGGCCTGTCCCTTTAAGATCTTTGTCACAGGACTGGGGGCATTAAAGGCTCGACGTTGCCAAGGATCCGTTCCTATTTTTCGAAAACGAAAAATGGGAACGGATCCCTAGCGGTTGTGCTTACAACTCTTTTTTGTAGTTTTGCAAAGGTCTCGTCGCATATGAAAACCCAGGTAGTCTATTTAGAAAGGATCACCGAAGGGCTCCATTCCTTTTAGTTAGGCTGCAAACCCGAACATATTTCTACAACTGTCCCACAGTAGGGACACCTGCAGAAGGGTTTTTCCCTTTCAACCCAAAAAATTCCTTCGCATTCGCCGCACTGCACACGATACATACGTGCGGCTTGAGAAAGAATTTCGTCTATGTAGGCACTAAGAATAGTGCCACAATCTTCTGCCCGCTTTTTGAGGAACTCTAAGGTTTTTTCGTCTATGCGGGCATAGACTTTTTTGCGAGGACCTGTCCCTTCTTCTTCCCATAGAGGGGCAGGTTCAATTAGATGGACTAAAGACACTCCAAGGGTGCGGGCAATTTTTTCCATGGTGGCAAGCGTGCGGCCACCAGGGTCGGAAATGGCAAGCTCGAGTGTGCGCTTGGCTATGCCAGCCTGCTTGGCAAGCTTTTCATAAGTGAGTTCTCTTCTTTGCATGAGTTTTTTGATTTTTGCTCCAATATGGTCCATTATAGAGCCTCCTTTTATTCGCTACTTTCCTACGTTTC
Above is a genomic segment from Thermodesulfatator atlanticus DSM 21156 containing:
- a CDS encoding RluA family pseudouridine synthase; its protein translation is MNKSEKIIKLTATPEDQGKRLDVFLGEKIPELTRSQAKKLIEQGRVKIKKVKNPRPKHKIQGEEEIEVFIPAPATLEITPQEHVPFDIIYEDSHLAVINKPAGVVVHPAAGHYEETLVHGLLARLKGLSGIGGELRPGIVHRLDKDTSGLLVVAKDDQTHQALTNMFKARQVKKTYLALVHGIPHAKFGVIKKPIGRHPVNRKKMSVHAKVAREAETIYRIKETFHKASLLEVELKTGRTHQIRVHLSSIGHPIVGDELYGGAKPHGPKAKRQMLHAWRLSFKHPITGEELSFEAPLPEDFEELLNELRRQKAA
- a CDS encoding molybdopterin biosynthesis protein translates to MKRKIYLRKKPLAEALEIIKSAFPWAEFLKAEKIPSRKARGRVTAQAIYAKRSVPAYNAAAMDGIAVRADNTFGAHESNPLRLKVGRKAFWVNTGEPLPPETDAVIMVEEVHQVSEDEVEIMSPAFPWQHVRKIGEDVVEGELLFPSSHLLTYWDVGALLATGHLEVLVKERPRVAIIPTGDELITPEKATPQDLARGLNVEFNSAMIASLVEEWGGTAQVFDIVPDKPELLKAALKQALSEDFHLIAILAGSSAGAKDYTASLIEEEGELFFHGVTMMPGKPALFGRLGPKPVIGVPGYPVSAILAFEKLMKPAFEQMFGVRLPERPKVRAKAGRKIPSRLGTREFLRVKLGEVSQRKVFIHLKRGAGAITTLTRADALCEIPEELEGLAQGAECELEILRPEKDLSKAALVVGSHDIALDILTEFLKKEAPEFDLSFAHVGSLGGLLALRDGLCHFGGTHLFDPETGDFNVPYIKRYLPETPLILVHFAYREQGLILPRGNPKNIKGLEDLVREDVRFINRQKGAGTRVLLDYHLEKLGLSPQHIAGYETEENTHLGVAIAVATGRADVGLGILAAARLLGLDFVPLFRERYDLCVRKDFSASDLWQKISALLSSEAYRERVASLGGYDVSEMGKVLYEQG
- a CDS encoding putative metalloprotease CJM1_0395 family protein → MLYVFLKLSLLFDEKFYMGSVLKLLPQSFPVFSLGLSQGQAKDPPLADNALNDTSKKTDKFQALEQKLKLAEQQRLIQKLKRIDKEVRAHEQAHMIAGGRYVRGAANYKYVRGPDGNYYAVAGEVKIDTSPVPGDPEATLEKARTIKRAALAPANPSAQDRMVAAQADRLAMKALEEIQKKEMQKILATYAKNAKDKESSDTVKNLELNIII
- a CDS encoding RpnC/YadD family protein, encoding MYYDIASKVVLSHCKEPFLTYFCNLPVEKASLIDPRPQETPSLRRSDFVLKTTLSDNTEILVLLEFLSAWKDEIPLRTLECRSRHILQENLPVKTFLILFIPSQRAVNFYKDEEVNFKFNLIKLYEIPAEEIIQKGPECLFPFLPLFKNGTKYIDEAEKRIYQADIPRQSKADLLTGMAILGGLVSENIPLKLIKRRRDIMIESAAYEIIKREGYEEGLKEGIQQGIQQGIQQGIQQGIQQGIRQGLLKAIELGLKLKFGIEGLKLYPEIKKIEDVALLEVISEAIDTAENISDIKKLISEA
- the glp gene encoding molybdopterin molybdotransferase MoeA; this translates as MISYEEAQKLITEHIAPLKTTKLPVWEAEGFVLAEDTYARIDVPSVSVSLKDGFAVRAKDVANASQETPVRLKLLGEIFAGGEKGLVLKPKTCIRITAGAPVPEGASAVLAEEFARADGDTVLAFADAPPGKNILPRGQDLTRGKPLLPKGTLLFPPEVGLLAGAGFGEVEVFAKPKVHILATGDEVVAPGQPLSEGKIYASNLVTLCSWCRHFGLATTYAVEKDEEGVIRAHMEKSLAETDVLITSGGAWKGPKDLVHRVLKALGWEEIFHYVRIGPGKAVSFGKLGKKIIFCLPGGPPSNQMAFLNLALPGILRLAGWQNGPFPWVFAKLTQSLSGQEDWTQFFLGKVFIEKDEMWFEPLPPKSRLSYLANAEALATLPEGKTSLEEGETIKIKLLKWPLNESRACGNKKSDDNV
- a CDS encoding TrmH family RNA methyltransferase, whose amino-acid sequence is MKKEAMEEYLVIPKRLARMRQVLEKRQPDLRVFLERVVNYHNVSAILRTADAVGILHVHYFHEGQLPINDAISCGAHRWLILHRETDVKEALLKLKHQGFQLVATGLFPETIDFRQVDYTRPTVIIVGHELEGISATVRELADFTVKIPMYGMVQSLNVSVATGVVLYEAERQRREKGLYQKCHLSEEEIAAILEEWAYERVIKDKARGRMRS
- the coaE gene encoding dephospho-CoA kinase (Dephospho-CoA kinase (CoaE) performs the final step in coenzyme A biosynthesis.), which codes for MSCEDKKPLKIAVTGPPAAGKSTILRMFAEEGVPVFSADEEVHKLSRPCQKGFHQIIAKFGEEFLTPGGELDRKRLLKAMLKDKKLKKALEGIFHPLVKDRLIKWVNENQGSSRLIAEIPLLYQAGWEVFFDKVIWVTAPEDVLIGRLTQRLGDVSLARALITRYFEDMPRKIFYDLKIDGTILPEKIKKRLKEHDLL
- a CDS encoding helix-turn-helix domain-containing protein, coding for MDHIGAKIKKLMQRRELTYEKLAKQAGIAKRTLELAISDPGGRTLATMEKIARTLGVSLVHLIEPAPLWEEEGTGPRKKVYARIDEKTLEFLKKRAEDCGTILSAYIDEILSQAARMYRVQCGECEGIFWVEREKPFCRCPYCGTVVEICSGLQPN